From a region of the Impatiens glandulifera chromosome 4, dImpGla2.1, whole genome shotgun sequence genome:
- the LOC124935900 gene encoding choline-phosphate cytidylyltransferase 1-like, which yields MDVDHDQRNCNNTSADEPVKDRPIRVYADGIYDLFHFGHARSLEQAKKSFPNSYLLVGCCNDEVTHKYKGKTVMTEEERYESLRHCKWVDEVIPDAPWVLTQEFMDKHQIDYVAHDSLPYADTSGAGKDVYEFVKSIGKFKETKRTEGISTSDLIMRIVKDYNQYVLRNLDRGYSRKELGVSYVKEKRLRVNRGLKKLQENVKKHQEKVEEKIQNVKKYRNIWVDNADRLVAGFLEMFEERCHKMGTAIRDSIQERLLIKGNTDDEDDDDYYDDDKYYYESTDNEHYEDENWE from the exons ATGGACGTGGATCATGATCAGAGGAACTGCAACAACACTTCAGCAGATGAACCTGTGAAGGACCGTCCTATTCGGGTCTATGCAGATGGCATATATGATTTGTTCCACTTTGGACATGCCCGATCACTCGAGCAAGCTAAGAAATC GTTTCCAAATTCCTATCTGCTTGTGGGATGCTGCAATGATGAAGTTACTCACAAGTACAAAGGCAAGACTGTCATGACAGAAGAGGAGCGCTACGAATCTCTTCGTCACTGCAA GTGGGTAGATGAAGTTATTCCAGACGCACCTTGGGTGCTCACACAAGAGTTCATGGATAAGCATCAAATTGATTATGTTGCTCATGACTCTCTTCC ATATGCTGATACAAGTGGTGCTGGGAAAGATGTTTATGAGTTT GTCAAGTCCATTGGAAAATTTAAGGAGACCAAACGCACAGAAGGAATCTCAACATCAGATTTAATAATGAGAATTGTCAAAGATTACAACCAATATGTGTTACGCAACTTGGATCGAGGATACAGTAGAAAAGAACTCGGTGTTAGCTATGTCAAG GAAAAAAGGTTGAGGGTGAACAGGGGTCTGAAAAAGTTGCAAGAGAATGTGAAGAAACATCAAGAGAAAGTGGAGGAAAAG ATACAAAATGTTAAGAAGTACCGCAATATTTGGGTGGATAATGCTGATCGGTTGGTTGCTGGTTTTCTTGAAATGTTTGAAGAACGCTGCCATAAAATG GGAACTGCCATAAGGGACAGCATACAAGAACGCCTATTGATTAAGGGAAATACagatgatgaggatgatgatgattacTACGATGATGACAAATATTATTACGAAAGCACTGACAATGAGCACTATGAAGATGAAAACTGGGAATAA